One window from the genome of Oryza glaberrima chromosome 3, OglaRS2, whole genome shotgun sequence encodes:
- the LOC127767629 gene encoding cyclin-dependent kinase F-3 isoform X2, translated as MERYKVIREIGDGTCGNVFRAYNTETNEIVAVKKMKRKFFQWEECISLREVKALQKLNHPNIVKLKEVTMENHELFFIFENMECNLYDAIRERQAAFSEEEIRNFMVQILQGLAYMHNNGYFHRDLKPENLLVTDGTVKIADFGLAREVSSSPPYTDYVSTRWYRAPEVLLQSSAYTPAIDMWAVGAILAELFTLSPLFPGGSETDQLYKICAVLGTPDHTVWPEGMNLPRSSSFNFFQIPPRNLWELIPNATLEAIDLIQQLCSWDPRRRPTAEQSLQHPFFNVGNWVPRPLHASHTKTIETRPNPRLELNLWDFGTEPEDNYLDLTLSLKPSFPGTDFSNNVPEHTKEEILLYPGFENPPVQSGFWPLVASDRPMGDVPAMSSWPQAYVVDGQATLPAVGFSGSPFGLSPLQPNLFENRSFATPIRQVNFF; from the exons ATGGAAAG GTACAAAGTGATAAGGGAGATAGGCGATGGCACCTGTGGGAATGTTTTTAGGGCTTATAACACTGAAACAAATGAAATT GTTGCagttaaaaaaatgaagagGAAGTTTTTCCAATGGGAAGAGTGCATTAGTCTGCGAGAGGTGAAG GCACTTCAAAAACTGAATCATCCCAACATTGTGAAGTTAAAGGAGGTGACTATGGAAAATCACGAGTTGTTCTTCATTTTTGAAAACATG GAATGCAATTTGTATGATGCCATAAGAGAAAGGCAAGCTGCTTTCTCAGAAGAGGAGATACGGAACTTTATGGTGCAGATACTGCAAGGTCTTGCATATATGCATAACAACGGTTATTTCCATCGTGACCTGAAACCTG AAAATCTGTTGGTGACAGATGGCACTGTTAAAATTGCTGACTTTGGGTTGGCAAGAGAAGTATCTTCCAGTCCTCCTTATACTGACTATGTTTCCACCAGATG GTATCGAGCTCCAGAGGTGCTGCTACAATCGTCAGCTTACACACCTGCTATTG ATATGTGGGCTGTTGGTGCAATTTTGGCTGAGCTTTTCACACTGTCTCCACTTTTCCCTGGTGGAAG CGAGACTGATCAGCTATACAAAATATGTGCTGTGCTTGGGACACCGGATCATACTGTCTGGCCAGAGGGAATGAACCTGCCTCGTTCAAGCAGCTTTAATTTTTTCCAG ATCCCACCGAGAAATCTATGGGAGCTTATTCCTAATGCTACTTTGGAAGCTATCGACTTGATTCAG CAACTTTGTTCCTGGGATCCACGAAGAAGGCCAACTGCTGAGCAATCACTACAGCATCCGTTCTTTAAT GTGGGCAACTGGGTACCAAGGCCACTCCATGCCTCTCACACAAAGACAATTGAAACTA GACCGAATCCAAGGTTGGAACTGAACCTGTGGGATTTTGGTACAGAACCTGAGGACAACTACCTTGATTTAACTCTGAGTCTAAAGCCAAGTTTTCCTGGAACAG ATTTTTCTAACAATGTTCCAGAGCATACAAAAGAG GAAATTCTGCTGTACCCAGGATTTGAAAATCCTCCTGTGCAGTCAG GGTTTTGGCCTCTCGTTGCATCAGACCGGCCAATGGGCGATGTTCCAGCCATGTCATCCTGGCCACAGGCATATGTGGTTGACGG CCAAGCCACACTTCCAGCTGTTGGATTCTCTGGTTCTCCATTCGGTTTGTCCCCCTTACAACCAAATCTGTTTGAGAACCGTTCGTTCGCAACACCCATCCGGCAGGTCAATTTCTTCTGA
- the LOC127767629 gene encoding cyclin-dependent kinase F-3 isoform X1 — protein MERYKVIREIGDGTCGNVFRAYNTETNEIVAVKKMKRKFFQWEECISLREVKALQKLNHPNIVKLKEVTMENHELFFIFENMECNLYDAIRERQAAFSEEEIRNFMVQILQGLAYMHNNGYFHRDLKPENLLVTDGTVKIADFGLAREVSSSPPYTDYVSTRWYRAPEVLLQSSAYTPAIDMWAVGAILAELFTLSPLFPGGSETDQLYKICAVLGTPDHTVWPEGMNLPRSSSFNFFQIPPRNLWELIPNATLEAIDLIQQLCSWDPRRRPTAEQSLQHPFFNVGNWVPRPLHASHTKTIETRPNPRLELNLWDFGTEPEDNYLDLTLSLKPSFPGTDFSNNVPEHTKEEILLYPGFENPPVQSAGFWPLVASDRPMGDVPAMSSWPQAYVVDGQATLPAVGFSGSPFGLSPLQPNLFENRSFATPIRQVNFF, from the exons ATGGAAAG GTACAAAGTGATAAGGGAGATAGGCGATGGCACCTGTGGGAATGTTTTTAGGGCTTATAACACTGAAACAAATGAAATT GTTGCagttaaaaaaatgaagagGAAGTTTTTCCAATGGGAAGAGTGCATTAGTCTGCGAGAGGTGAAG GCACTTCAAAAACTGAATCATCCCAACATTGTGAAGTTAAAGGAGGTGACTATGGAAAATCACGAGTTGTTCTTCATTTTTGAAAACATG GAATGCAATTTGTATGATGCCATAAGAGAAAGGCAAGCTGCTTTCTCAGAAGAGGAGATACGGAACTTTATGGTGCAGATACTGCAAGGTCTTGCATATATGCATAACAACGGTTATTTCCATCGTGACCTGAAACCTG AAAATCTGTTGGTGACAGATGGCACTGTTAAAATTGCTGACTTTGGGTTGGCAAGAGAAGTATCTTCCAGTCCTCCTTATACTGACTATGTTTCCACCAGATG GTATCGAGCTCCAGAGGTGCTGCTACAATCGTCAGCTTACACACCTGCTATTG ATATGTGGGCTGTTGGTGCAATTTTGGCTGAGCTTTTCACACTGTCTCCACTTTTCCCTGGTGGAAG CGAGACTGATCAGCTATACAAAATATGTGCTGTGCTTGGGACACCGGATCATACTGTCTGGCCAGAGGGAATGAACCTGCCTCGTTCAAGCAGCTTTAATTTTTTCCAG ATCCCACCGAGAAATCTATGGGAGCTTATTCCTAATGCTACTTTGGAAGCTATCGACTTGATTCAG CAACTTTGTTCCTGGGATCCACGAAGAAGGCCAACTGCTGAGCAATCACTACAGCATCCGTTCTTTAAT GTGGGCAACTGGGTACCAAGGCCACTCCATGCCTCTCACACAAAGACAATTGAAACTA GACCGAATCCAAGGTTGGAACTGAACCTGTGGGATTTTGGTACAGAACCTGAGGACAACTACCTTGATTTAACTCTGAGTCTAAAGCCAAGTTTTCCTGGAACAG ATTTTTCTAACAATGTTCCAGAGCATACAAAAGAG GAAATTCTGCTGTACCCAGGATTTGAAAATCCTCCTGTGCAGTCAG CAGGGTTTTGGCCTCTCGTTGCATCAGACCGGCCAATGGGCGATGTTCCAGCCATGTCATCCTGGCCACAGGCATATGTGGTTGACGG CCAAGCCACACTTCCAGCTGTTGGATTCTCTGGTTCTCCATTCGGTTTGTCCCCCTTACAACCAAATCTGTTTGAGAACCGTTCGTTCGCAACACCCATCCGGCAGGTCAATTTCTTCTGA
- the LOC127767003 gene encoding uncharacterized protein LOC127767003 encodes MSRCFPFPPPGYEKTARPDGQLASHLLEKEKHKEKKHKKDKKDKERKEGKDRKDKERSKDKHRDKKDRKEKHKDKKKDKSKDKSRELEEGTERHSEALHGQKVGESSRKSEEIKDPKSREDLVTRTQNEKGATNQSVQNFSVSNQRGREGFSAAPALENERTAANKMHSHSINASRKTEVLGQKSISINQQKNGTAIRRGDNITSSSQRTSDVFIAAPTAEKERVKVARPLSNSTDSAPKKDGMGQRINNISILVQKRTDSPNKETAKKEAGTNSPLLPSPANTMHKGNGKVGRPMEIPTQRFDSPSTSSATAGTDRGMPRSSIPSPSITIRRPNGLVRPPESISISSKKPDAGGASPAMGKEKEQGGRILQNNIIDPKQINSKPPTMEKITDGRTERMEKVRDGAPDVAKEDKKSDRHEKKKRKEKDKYKEKKRDKEAKKEKDEQNNNKEHDKLRENSINYQVDNSLHMKSSTPPLAPPADDAKAAQADENLKKRKNHEMNGYLQNHHDTMRPTKLPRPAHSNTPVENGTASHVAAPLSSVKPEAINIEKAIRQHKKEEKINGNQEGQRSSVEPRLHDPLVASENGAPTKKLPHPDSKYLSQIYSIPEAPQMMEWHGHDDQDWLFDHDGTQPKKTESETEADGASQVWAQPLKIDQADVIALPYVIPY; translated from the exons ATGTCTCGCTGCTTCCCGTTTCCGCCCCCAGGATATGAGAAGACCGCCCGCCCCGACGGCCAGCTAGCCTCGCACCTGCTCGAAAAG GAGAAACACAAGGAGAAGAAGCATAAGAAGGACAAGAAggacaaagaaagaaaagaaggcaAAGACAGGAAGGATAAAGAAAGGAGCAAAGACAAGCACAGAGATAAAAAGGATCGgaaagaaaaacacaaagaCAAGAAAAAGGACAAGAGCAAAGATAAAAGCAGGGAATTAGAAGAAGGAACTGAAAGACACAGCGAGGCTCTCCATGGGCAAAAAGTTGGAGAGAGCAGCAGGAAGTCTGAAGAAATTAAGGATCCTAAATCCAGGGAGGACTTGGTCACGAGGACACAAAATGAGAAAGGGGCGACGAATCAATCTGTTCAGAACTTTTCTGTTTCAAATCAACGAGGTCGTGAAGGCTTTAGTGCTGCACCTGCACTGGAGAATGAAAGAACTGCAGCTAATAAAATGCATAGTCACTCTATTAATGCTTCAAGGAAAACTGAGGTCTTGGGACAGAAGAGCATCAGCATCAACCAACAAAAAAATGGGACAGCAATTCGACGTGGAGACAACATCACCAGTTCATCTCAAAGAACTTCTGATGTCTTCATTGCAGCACCTACAGCAGAAAAAGAAAGAGTTAAAGTTGCAAGGCCTCTCTCTAATTCTACTGATTCTGCACCAAAGAAAGATGGGATGGGACAGCGAATCAATAACATTAGCATACTGGTTCAGAAGAGAACTGATAGTCCAAACAAAGAGACTGCGAAGAAAGAAGCTGGCACCAATTCTCCACTGCTTCCAAGCCCTGCTAATACCATGCATAAGGGAAATGGTAAGGTTGGTCGGCCAATGGAGATTCCAACACAGAGGTTTGACAGTCCATCGACTTCTAGTGCAACAGCAGGGACAGATAGAGGAATGCCTAGGTCATCTATCCCAAGCCCAAGTATTACAATACGAAGGCCAAATGGGCTTGTACGACCACCTGAGAGCATTTCCATTTCTTCTAAGAAACCTGATGCAGGAGGTGCTTCCCCTGCTATGGGGAAGGAAAAGGAACAGGGTGGAAGGATATTGCAGAATAATATTATCGATCCGAAACAGATTAATTCAAAACCTCCAACTATGGAGAAAATTACAGATGGAAGAACTGAAAGGATGGAGAAGGTCAGAGATGGGGCACCTGATGTTGCAAAGGAGGATAAGAAGAGTGATCGacacgagaaaaagaaaaggaaagagaaagataaatacaaagagaagaaaagggataAAGAGGCAAAGAAGGAGAAAGACGAACAAAATAATAACAAAGAGCATGATAAGCTAAGAGAAAACAGTATAAATTATCAGGTAGATAATAGTCTTCACATGAAGTCCTCAACCCCTCCTTTAGCCCCACCAGCTGATGATGCAAAAGCTGCCCAAGCTGATGAAAACCTGAAGAAGCGAAAGAACCACGAGATGAATGGTTACTTGCAAA ACCATCATGATACAATGCGGCCTACAAAGTTGCCAAGACCAGCCCACTCCAACACTCCTGTGGAGAATGGTACAGCATCTCATGTAGCCGCGCCACTCTCTTCTGTGAAGCCGGAGGCCATAAATATTGAAAAGGCTATAAGGCAACacaagaaggaagagaagatcAATGGCAACCAGGAAGGTCAACGATCTTCAGTTGAGCCACGGCTTCATGATCCTCTAGTTGCATCCGAGAATGGTGCACCTACTAAGAAGTTGCCACACCCAGACAGCAAGTATCTCAGTCAGATATACAGCATTCCTGAAGCACCTCAAATGATGGAATGGCATGGGCACGATGACCAGGACTGGCTGTTTGACCATGATGGCACACAACCAAAGAAAACCGAGTCAGAGACTGAGGCCGATGGAGCTTCCCAAGTGTGGGCTCAGCCTCTGAAGATTGACCAGGCAGATGTCATTGCGTTACCATACGTCATTCCCTATTAA